In one Culex quinquefasciatus strain JHB chromosome 2, VPISU_Cqui_1.0_pri_paternal, whole genome shotgun sequence genomic region, the following are encoded:
- the LOC6052535 gene encoding toll-like receptor 6: protein MSLITRKTELVALPALLLVLLLSVQVNYSLQYDSAEARYFPSNPAVLDAANLRYDAPDDCKYRVTPDDEVDLVCNLRTVNSEFDNTNFSVIPSEHTASLTIMCNEAIMARSKLQPKSFAHLMRLKALSLEYCKIGKFGNDVLSGLSDLRNFTLRTHNINWPELNLEIDPEVFVHSKNLEQLDLSMNNIWSLPDHLFCTLNNLRSLNISSNRLQDVNDLGFREKPIVKDEATTHNGTAHICNLDLEDLDVSKNHFVLLPASGFGMLKRLKLLKIHDNEISMVGDKALNGLKELQILDLSSNKIVALPTDLFKDPAQSIQEIYLQNNSISVLSPGLFSKLEQLQALDLSQNQLTSAWVNRETFSGLIRLVLLNLEKNKITKLESEIFSDLYTLQILNLRHNQLEIIAADTFSPMNNLHTLLLSHNKIKYLDAYSLNGLYALSLLSLDNNDLKGVHPEAFRNCSSLQDLNLNGNELTQVPLALKDMRLLRTVDLGENSITVIEEPGFRGMNNLYGLRLISNNIENITRKAFKDLPSLQILNLARNKIQFIEKGAFEPAFSVQAIRLDGNFLTDIEGLFGAMPNLVWLNMSDNRLSEFDYSQIPVHLQWLDLHKNELTTLGNRLGLDNQLYLQTLDASFNRLTKVTPTSIPNSIEFLFLNDNQISHVEPHCFIHKTNLTRVDLYANQLIGLDIKALRLQPVPEDKQLPEFYIGGNPFVCDCTIDWLQKINHVTSRQYPTINDIETVYCKLMYDRERAFISLIEAEPKHFLCSYTTHCFALCHCCEFDACDCEMTCPNKCSCYHDNSWSTNIVECSAADYTDIPNNIPMDTTEVYIDGNNLVELSGHSFIGRKNLKALYANHSNIEIIYNTTFIGLRRLTVLHLEHNNIQKLYGNEFSALESLRELYLQGNKISYIEDHTFSELRKLEVLRLDGNRISSFEVWQLASNPYLVEITLANNMWTCDCMFLNKLRVYLQSNQEKIVDASEIGCIYNNSTSILKEKNGTKCTFRGEGMSSIVHTQEIEDMLPLLLVATCAFVGFFGLIFGMFCYRKELKVWAHSSCFGSLCYKSGTFVNEFDKDRLYDAYIINSLQDEHFVNQVLASTLENDIGFRLCMHYRDFNINTYIADTIVEAVESSKRAILVLSKNFLYNEWTRFEFKGAIHEVLKRRRKLVIILYGDLPQRDLDADMRLYLRTNTCIEWDDKKFWQKLRIALPHVKKSNCLNKRSAINIYATANEYNTAAGRPRLVGPGNAGTLPAPGHARHESHSYATIGGNCPRNCDNYDTVSNCKYNTTQHERRLNDFSRKAADRQHEYAVPSNCLLDTTHETYNTSCERIAGNETFECTSSSKYSTSSRGSSECSHSINGFHQQQQTAPNVLSTNFMVGGKAGAVGGDPAGFNTTTSASNNLNSNSSYNNSSRKPNNCPVVVDGVGKGDRPSVGTMGGDKNNFNDRRLPQAMWA, encoded by the coding sequence ATGAGTCTAATTACGCGAAAGACCGAGCTGGTGGCGCTGCCGGCgttgctgctggtgctgctgctctcGGTTCAGGTCAACTACAGCCTGCAGTACGACTCGGCCGAGGCACGGTACTTCCCGTCCAACCCGGCCGTGCTGGACGCCGCAAATTTGCGGTACGATGCCCCGGACGACTGCAAGTACCGGGTCACGCCGGACGACGAGGTCGATCTGGTGTGCAATCTACGCACCGTCAACAGTGAATTCGACAACACGAACTTTAGTGTGATTCCCTCGGAACACACTGCCTCGCTGACCATCATGTGCAACGAGGCCATCATGGCCCGCAGCAAGCTGCAGCCCAAGTCGTTTGCCCATCTGATGCGCCTCAAGGCACTCTCACTCGAGTACTGCAAGATTGGCAAGTTTGGCAACGATGTCCTGTCCGGGCTCAGCGATCTGCGGAACTTTACCCTCCGCACGCACAACATCAACTGGCCTGAGCTGAACCTGGAAATCGATCCGGAAGTGTTTGTGCACAGCAAAAACCTCGAGCAGCTCGACCTCAGCATGAACAACATCTGGTCCCTGCCAGACCACCTGTTCTGCACGCTGAACAACCTCCGGTCGCTGAACATCAGCTCGAACCGCCTGCAGGACGTCAACGATTTGGGCTTCCGAGAGAAACCAATCGTCAAGGACGAGGCCACAACCCACAACGGAACCGCCCACATCTGCAACCTCGACCTGGAGGACCTGGACGTGTCCAAAAACCACTTCGTCCTCCTCCCCGCCAGTGGATTCGGCATGCTGAAACGCCTCAAGCTGCTCAAAATCCACGACAACGAGATCTCCATGGTCGGCGACAAGGCCCTCAACGGCCTCAAAGAGCTCCAAATCCTGGACCTCAGCTCCAACAAGATCGTCGCCCTCCCGACCGATCTCTTCAAGGACCCCGCCCAATCGATCCAGGAGATCTACCTCCAAAACAACTCCATCAGCGTCCTCTCCCCGGGACTCTTCTCCAAGCTCGAGCAACTCCAGGCCCTGGACCTGTCCCAGAACCAGCTGACCTCCGCCTGGGTCAACCGCGAGACCTTCTCCGGCCTCATCCGCCTGGTCCTGCTCAACCTGGAAAAGAACAAAATCACCAAACTCGAGTCGGAAATCTTCTCCGACCTGTACACCCTCCAGATCCTCAACCTGCGCCACAACCAACTGGAAATCATCGCCGCCGACACGTTCTCCCCGATGAACAACCTCCACACCCTCCTTCTCTCCCACAACAAAATCAAGTACCTCGACGCGTACTCGCTGAACGGCCTGTACGCCCTGTCGCTGCTCTCGCTGGACAACAACGACCTCAAGGGCGTCCACCCGGAGGCGTTCCGCAACTGCAGCTCGCTGCAGGACCTCAACCTGAACGGCAACGAGCTGACGCAGGTCCCCCTCGCACTGAAAGATATGCGACTGCTGCGAACGGTGGATCTCGGCGAGAATTCAATCACCGTGATTGAGGAGCCCGGCTTCCGCGGGATGAACAACCTGTACGGTCTGCGGCTGATTAGCAACAACATCGAGAACATTACGCGAAAGGCGTTCAAGGATCTGCCGAGCTTGCAGATTTTGAATTTGGCGAGAAACAAGATTCAGTTCATCGAGAAGGGCGCGTTTGAGCCGGCGTTCAGCGTGCAGGCCATCCGATTGGACGGCAATTTTCTGACCGATATTGAAGGCTTGTTTGGGGCGATGCCGAATCTGGTGTGGCTGAACATGTCGGACAACCGACTGAGTGAGTTTGATTACTCGCAGATTCCAGTGCACCTGCAGTGGTTGGATTTGCACAAGAACGAACTGACGACGCTGGGGAATCGCTTGGGGTTGGACAATCAGCTGTACCTGCAGACGCTGGACGCGAGCTTCAACCGGTTGACGAAGGTGACGCCCACGAGCATCCCGAACAGCATCGAGTTTCTGTTTCTGAACGATAACCAGATTTCGCACGTGGAGCCGCACTGCTTCATCCACAAGACGAACCTGACGCGGGTCGATCTGTACGCGAATCAGCTGATCGGGCTGGACATTAAGGCGCTGCGGTTGCAGCCGGTTCCGGAGGACAAGCAGCTGCCGGAGTTTTACATTGGCGGGAATCCGTTCGTGTGTGATTGCACCATCGATTGGCTGCAGAAGATTAATCACGTGACTTCGAGGCAGTATCCGACGATCAACGACATCGAGACGGTGTACTGCAAGTTGATGTACGATCGGGAGCGCGCGTTCATCTCGCTGATTGAGGCTGAACCGAAGCACTTTTTGTGCAGCTATACGACGCACTGTTTCGCGCTGTGCCATTGTTGTGAGTTTGACGCGTGTGATTGTGAGATGACGTGCCCGAACAAGTGCTCGTGCTATCATGACAATAGCTGGTCGACGAACATTGTGGAGTGCTCGGCTGCGGACTATACGGACATTCCGAACAATATCCCGATGGATACGACCGAGGTGTACATTGACGGGAATAATCTGGTGGAACTGTCGGGGCACAGTTTTATCGGCAGGAAGAATTTGAAGGCGTTGTACGCGAACCACTCGAACATTGAGATAATTTACAACACGACGTTTATTGGACTGAGAAGGTTGACGGTGTTGCATCTGGAGCACAACAACATTCAGAAACTGTACGGGAATGAGTTTAGTGCGTTGGAAAGTTTGCGTGAGTTGTACCTGCAGGGGAACAAGATCTCGTACATTGAAGACCACACGTTTTCGGAACTGCGGAAGTTGGAAGTGTTGCGTTTGGACGGGAATCGTATTAGTAGTTTTGAAGTGTGGCAGCTGGCGTCCAACCCTTATCTGGTGGAGATTACTCTGGCGAACAATATGTGGACCTGTGATTGTATGTTTTTGAACAAGTTGCGGGTGTATCTGCAGTCGAACCAGGAGAAGATAGTGGACGCTAGTGAAATTGGTTGCATCTACAACAACTCGACCAGTATTCTGAAGGAGAAGAACGGAACCAAGTGTACGTTCCGGGGTGAGGGAATGAGTTCGATCGTGCACACGCAAGAGATTGAAGATATGTTGCCGCTGTTGTTGGTGGCGACCTGTGCGTTTGTTGGGTTCTTTGGGCTGATCTTCGGAATGTTCTGCTACCGGAAGGAGCTGAAGGTGTGGGCTCACAGCAGCTGTTTCGGTTCGTTGTGCTACAAGAGTGGTACGTTCGTGAACGAGTTCGACAAGGATCGGCTGTACGACGCGTACATCATCAACTCGCTGCAGGACGAGCACTTTGTGAACCAGGTGCTGGCCTCGACGCTGGAGAACGACATTGGGTTCCGGTTGTGCATGCACTACCGTGACTTTAACATCAACACGTACATCGCCGATACGATTGTGGAGGCGGTTGAGAGTTCCAAGCGAGCGATTCTGGTGCTGTCGAAGAACTTCTTGTACAACGAGTGGACGCGATTTGAGTTCAAGGGTGCGATCCACGAGGTGCTCAAGCGACGCAGGAAGTTGGTCATCATCCTGTACGGAGATCTTCCGCAGCGTGATCTGGACGCTGATATGCGGTTGTACCTGCGCACCAACACCTGCATCGAGTGGGACGACAAGAAGTTCTGGCAGAAGCTGCGGATCGCGTTGCCACACGTCAAGAAGAGCAACTGCCTGAACAAGCGTTCGGCGATCAACATCTACGCAACGGCCAACGAGTACAACACTGCGGCAGGTCGACCCCGGTTGGTGGGCCCCGGCAACGCCGGAACCCTTCCAGCCCCGGGCCACGCCCGGCACGAGAGCCACAGCTACGCCACCATCGGCGGAAACTGTCCGAGAAACTGTGATAACTATGATACGGTTAGTAATTGTAAATATAACACGACCCAGCACGAGCGCCGGCTGAACGACTTTAGCCGGAAGGCGGCCGATCGGCAGCACGAGTACGCGGTTCCTTCCAACTGTTTGCTGGACACGACGCACGAGACGTACAACACCAGCTGCGAGCGGATCGCCGGCAACGAGACGTTCGAgtgcaccagcagcagcaagtaCTCGACGTCCTCGCGGGGTTCGAGCGAGTGTTCGCACTCGATCAACGGGttccatcagcagcagcagacgGCCCCGAACGTCCTGTCCACCAACTTTATGGTCGGCGGCAAGGCCGGCGCCGTTGGTGGCGATCCCGCGGGCTTCAACACCACTACCAGTGCTTCTAACAATTTGAATAGTAATAGTAGTTACAACAATAGCAGTAGAAAGCCGAACAACTGCCCCGTGGTGGTGGACGGCGTCGGCAAAGGTGATAGGCCCTCCGTGGGCACCATGGGCGGCGACAAGAACAATTTCAATGATAGAAGACTGCCACAGGCCATGTGGGCATAA